The following is a genomic window from Candidatus Neptunochlamydia vexilliferae.
TTATGACAGCAATTTCATCAAAGTTTTGTGGGAGCATGACCCCTGCTTCCCGATTTTTCGCTACCTGGTCGAGATAAAACTCGAGCTTCATTAGCGCACAAAAATCTTTGATTTCAAGCTCTTTTGGCAAGTGGTAAAGGTCGGCATCAGCTGTTTTTGAGGCAAAGCTATAAAAGGTTTGGTAAACGTGGGGATCGACAAAAACAGCCCCTCCCACATCTTTGAAAAGGCGGCGGAAGAGCATCACCTGTTGCCACGCTTCGACCGCTTCTTTTTCACTCATTCCTAAAACATGGAGTTGTTGTTTCCAAAGATTCGCTATTTCCTCTTCAGAAATCTCCATCTTCCGCATCACTGCTTGGAGAGATTCATAGCCATGACGGATGAGGTCGACGCGAGCCTCTTCATAGCTCACCTTGTAGCCCCGCTCTTTTGCAATGAGGGCAGCATTGATAATGAACTGTGCCGATAGTTCAACAAAGCGGGATCCAAACCAATCTTGCACGTGGCGACACTGAAAGAGGTTGAGGTTGGCGCGCGCTAAGCTGGGATCTTCTTCAATCCAGTCGTAGTGCTTTTGTTGAAACATGAGATATTCGCGGAGCGTGCTCGGAGGAAAGGCCGACTCTCCCAAGTAAAGATCGACAAGAAGAGCAAAAGTATCGGGGTTCATCTCTTCTACTTCATTTAAAAATCGCTCCAAGTTGGTTTTCTGAGCAGGCAAAACTTGGGCCCACAAATTTTGAGCGCTGATAAAGGGGGCGGTTGGGTGGCAGTAGGGGCGGAACTCTTTATGGCGGATCATCCGCTCTTCAAGCTCCTTTTTTAGGTCATTGAAATAGGCGTTGACCAGGAGAATGCCTACTCCTGTTCCCAAAAGATCCTTCCGAATGACCCCATCGTTAAAATAGTTGGGCATCGCTCCCCTTTCTACAAGGGAGAAATCGCTTCGGTCGGTCGATAAAAAGCGACTCATTTGCCCCACTTTTCGCTCCATTATCTTTGAGCCATCGACCGCTTGTCCAATTGGCCGGTCTTTAATTTTCTGGGGAGCATTGAGTGTTGCTTGTGTTCCAAAAAAGGAAAATGAAATCACAATGACAATTGCAATGACGATAAAAAAGTAACGTTGGTAGCGGCGTAAAAAATCTAACATCTTAAAAATCCTCTCCGACTATCATATCAAACCGCTTACTTTCATGCAATAGCTCCTTTCAAAAAAAAACTTTTCCGCTACATATCAAAGCATGGCTAGAGAAAGTACAAAGCAGCGGTGGCTCCTTGGGATTATTAGCGCTGTTGCAGCGATCGGTGGACTCCTCTTCGGATATGATACGGGTGTGATTTCTGGCGCCATTTTAGGAGGACCGATTAGTGATCGCCTGGGCCGAAAAAAAGTGGTCCTCTCCTCAAGCGTTCTTTTTGTCATTAGCGCGATTGGTCTTTCCCTTTCAGGCTCGGTCAACGAGCTCATCTTTTGGCGTTTCCTTGTGGGCTTTGCGATCGGAATTTCGTCTGCAACCGCCCCCCTCTATATCGCCGAGCTTGCTCCCCGCTATATTCGTGGTGCCCTTGTCACGATCAACCAACTTTTCATCACGATTGGAATCCTCTCCTCCTACCTTATCGGGCTCCTCTTTGTCGAATCGCAGTCGTGGCGCCTCATGTTTGCCATTGCTGGGATCCCTGCTGCTATCCAATTTCTCGTCATGGTCTTTTTCCCTGAAAGCCCCCGTTATCTCACCAACATCGGTAAAAAGAAAAAGGCCCTTAATATCCTCACCCGCTTCCGTGGAACCAGAGCCGATGCAACCAAAGAGATTGCCCACATCGAAGCGATGGCTGCTGAGAAAAAGCCCCATTGGAGAGAGCTCCTTTCAAAAAACATCCGCCCCGCCCTCCTCGCTGGAGTGGGGGTCACCGTCCTCCAGCAGATCACCAGAATCAATACGATTATCTACTACGCCCCCACCATCTTCCAGTTTGCAGGGTTTGCCTCCAACAAAGCGGCCCTCATGGCCACCCTCTGTGTAGGAATCGTCAATGTCCTCATGACCTTAAATCAGGGACTTTCTGGCCCTACGACTTTATCGGCCTCCTGGGCCTCTTTTTCGTCTGGAAGCGGGTTCCCGAGACTAAAGCCAAGTCTCTCGAGGAAATCGAAGAGTTTTGGAAAGACTAAGTCTCTTGTTTTCAGTCGCTAACAATATTTATTAAAAATTTCTTCAAAAAAGCAAGTTTCTTTTTACAAGTTATTTACAACAAATAACCTATAATAAACAATTAATATTAAGCATCTTGTGCATCTATTTAAATTAACTGCAAATTATGCTATAATAGTAGTTATAACGAGTTAATAAAAACAAAAAAAAGGGAAGAAAATATGGCAGCTTTAACACTAAAACAAACCTTTGGTGCAGTTGGACGTTACAGTCAACATGGCGATCTAAATAAACTAGCTAAGAAACTTGAGACTAAAGCCACAATGGAAGCGGTTTTAGACAAAGTAGCGGAGATGGTCAACAGCAATCCAATACTATTCAAAGAGTTAAGAACAAAATATCCAAAAAGGGCTGAAATGTATGATAAGGGGGCTATGAAGCTTGCCGGTTTCGATAACTCAACGACCGAAGCTACAAATGCTGTCGCTCAAGGAAAAAGCCGAGCTGCTGCAAAACAACGCAGTCAAAGACGAAGAAATCCTGAAATTAAAACCGTTAAGCAAGCATTAGAAGTTATTAAAGCACGTGGTTATACTATAACTGATAGATTAACAACGAGTCTTAAAGTCATGCATCAACAGGCAACAGATCCAAATGCACATGCTAGAGCAATGAACCTCGATACGTATGTAAATACATACTACAAATAAGCATCAAAGAGCCTGCTCCTTTTGGAGCGGGCTCTTTTATTTAGTAAGATTTTGCGAAGATGACACGCTGAGGACTGGACTTCCCAGTAAAGGGACAAGTGCCTGCTTCTTTTGCCCCATCAAGAGGGATACACCGCACAGTGACACTCAGCTCTTTCTGGAGCTTCTCCTCAACGGCATGATCTCCTGCCCAATGAGCGCTCACAAAACCGGCCTCCTTTTTAAAGAAGGCATAGAAGGCCTCTTCGGTGTCAACTTCCTGGATATGGCTATCGCGGAAGGCTTTAGCCTTTGCGTAGAGGTCATCCTGGATGGCATCAAGCTGGTCGGCGATGGTAGCCAGCAGGGTCTCTTCGGTCTGCTTCTCGAAGTCTTTATGCCCCTTATTCCGCTTGGCGATGGTCAGCTCTCCTTGTTCCAGCTCGCGGAGGCCGATTTCGACCCGGATGGGGACCCCTTTCTTGATCCATGACCACACCTTTTCGCCGCTCCGGAGATCTCGCTCGTCGAGATGGACGGTAAGGGGATCTTCGGCATAGTGGACCTTTTGGAGCTTTTCCTTTAGGGCGCGGCAGTAGGCTAGGATCTTTTCCTTGGCCTCAGGCTTATGAACAAGGGGGAGGATCACCGCTTGGGCTGAGGCTATCCGTGGAGGAAGGACGAGGCCATCATCATCGCCATGCACCATGATCATCCCACCGATGAGGCGAGTGGTCACTCCCCAAGAGGTGGTCCAGGCGTGGGCTTGGTTCCCCTCTCGGTCTTGGAAGGTAATGTCTTGCGCTTTGGAAAAGTTTTGACCGAGGAAGTGGGAGGTCCCTGCTTGAAGGGCCTTCCCATCTTGCATCATCGCTTCAAAGGTATAGGTGGCAACCGCCCCAGGGAAACGTTCACTTTCGGTTTTCTCTCCTTGAATAACAGGAATGGCGAGCTTATTTTCGGCAAAATCGACATAGATCTCGAGCATTTGGCGGGCTTCTGCACGAGCCTCTTCTTCGGTAGCATGAGCGGTATGTCCCTCTTGCCAAAGGAACTCGGTTGTGCGCAAGAAAAGGCGGGTTCGCATTTCCCAACGAACCACATTGGCCCACTGATTCATCAAAAGAGGCAAGTCGCGGTGGGACTCGATCCACTTGGAAAACATCTCTCCAATCATCATCTCTGAAGTGGGGCGCACAACCAGAGGCTCTTCGAGTTCACCGTCAGGGACAAGTTTTCCCTCTTCGCCGGCAACGAGGCGGTGATGGGTGACAACCGCACACTCTTTGGCAAATCCTTCGACATGTTTGGCCTCTTTTTCAAGGTAACTCAATGGGATAAAGAGGGGAAAATAGGCGTTTTGGTGCCCCGTCTCTTTAAATCTCCGATCGAGAATCCGTTGGATATTCTCCCAAAGGGCATATCCCCACGGCTTAATGACCATACACCCTCTAACGGGAGAGTGCTCTGCAAGTTCGGCCACTTTAATGACCTGTTGGTACCACTCGGGATAGTCTTCGCTTCGAGTTGGGGTCACCGCTGTTTTTTTCATTGTGTGAGTTCCTTTTCAAGTTGCTGTTTTAAGAGGGTTCGCACCTCTTCTAAATCATTGGGGGCCCACTCCCTCCCTAGAAGGGAGAAGGTTGTCTGAAGCATCGCCTCCTTCACTTGGGTATCGGGAAGGAGAATCGTGTTTAAAAAATCTTCTTTAGGGAGGGCGATCGCAATGCTCCCCTGGTGGAGATAGCCCTGTTTTTGCTTCCTTTGGGCCGCTCCAGCGATTTTCCGCCCCCCAAGCATCACATCATACTGGGTCGGCTTGGCCATGCAGAAGTTGCGGCAGTGCTCATCAAGGGGTGAGGGCTCCTCGGAAAGGAGGGATAATTCGGGCTCAAATAAAGTCTTTACTCCACATTTAACCCGATGATTGATAAAATCATAGTTGTCTAGAGTGTTTGTAGAAAAGTGTGGAAAATCTGCAGGGACCAAGACTGAAAAGGCTAAGTCGCTGACGTGGAAGATCACCCCCCCTCCGGTGGGCCTGCGGGCCAAGGAGAGGCCCCACTTCTCAGCAGCGGCCAGGTCGAGATATTTGCCAGGGTCAAGGAAATAGCCATGGGTTGCCGCATCCCCTTCCCACTCATATAAGTGGAGAATGGGGGGATCGCTCGGCTTCATCTTTTGAAGGAGCTCGCTGTCGATCGCCATGTTTTCCTTGGCAGACCTCCTCCCTGTATCTAAAACTTTCCACGGTGACATTCCTATACTTATACCAAAATGGGAGATAAAAATTTACAAAAAAAGAGTGGGATAGGCAGAATGAGGATTAGAACCGAGATAGGGATCTAGGAGGGTTTAGCTGGATTTCGATTTTTTTTGAGAAATCGATTCTTGCGACGACCCCATAGCCATAGGCGCTATAGGGGAGGAGCAAGATCGGTTTATCGGGAAAAAGAGAGGTTCAGATAAATGCTAATAGATTTCTACCTCGGTTCAGAAAAAGGGGGAGCTTTTTCGCTACCCCATAATTTAAAAAACCACGAGCTTCATCATGTTTGATAAATTTACAAATCGTGCCAAGCAGGTCATAAAACTCGCTAAAAAAGAGGCGCAACGTCTGAACCACAACTATTTGGGGACTGAGCATATTCTCCTCGGCCTTCTTAAGCTGGGGCAAGGAATTGCGGTCAACGTCCTCCGGAACTTGAGTGTCGATTATGACACCGTTCTTGCCGAGGTCGAGCGTCTTGTTGGGTTTGGTCCTGAGATCCAGGTCTATGGCGATCCGGCACTGACAGGCAAGGTGAAGAAGGTTTTTGAATATGCCAATGAAGAAGCTGCAGCCTTAAACCATAACTACGTGGGAACCGAACATCTCCTTTTAGCTCTTTTAAGACAGACCGATGGAGTGGCAACGCAGATCCTCGAAAACTTAAACATCAATCTTAAAGAGGTGCGGAAAGAGGTTCTTAAAGAACTTGAAACCTTTAACCTCCAACTCCCTCCGATGGGAATGGGGGGAAATCCTTCCACACCGCGGCAAGAAAAGGCGCCTGGAACACCAGGGGGAGCAGAAAAGCTCCCTGCATTGCGCGCTTATGGACATGACCTGACTGAGCTCTGCCGTGAAGGAAAGCTCGACCCCGTCATCGGCCGGAAGCATGAAGTGGAAAGACTCATCTTAATTCTCTGCCGCCGCCGCAAAAACAACCCGGTCCTTATTGGAGAAGCGGGTGTCGGTAAAACGGCGATTGTTGAAGGACTTGCCCAAGCGATTGTTAAAGGAGAGGTCCCTGAACACCTCGCTAAGAAAAAGCTCATCTCGCTCGACCTCACCTTAATGATTGCAGGAACCAAGTACCGTGGTCAGTTCGAAGAGCGGATCAAAGCGGTGATGGATGAGGTGAAGAAGCATGGAAACATCCTCCTCTTTATCGATGAACTTCACACCATCGTGGGTGCGGGTGCTGCCGAAGGGGCGATCGATGCTTCCAACATTTTAAAGCCCGCTCTTTCTCGAGGAGAGATCCAGTGTATCGGGGCAACGACCCTTGATGAGTACCGAAAACATATCGAAAAAGATGCCGCCCTGGAACGCCGTTTCCAAAAGATTAATGTGGCTCCTCCCAGTGTGGAAGAGGCAACTGAAATTATTGGGGGGCTCAAAACAAAATACCAAGAGCACCACAAATGTATTTATACCGATGAGGCGATCCTTAGCGCTGTTTATCTTTCTGACCGTTACATCACCGGCCGTTTCCTCCCCGATAAAGCGATCGATCTGATCGACGAAGCGGGAGCTAAGGCGCGCATTTCGATGCTCCATCAACCGCAAGACATCCATCAGATGGAACAAGAGATCGAAGAGCTCCGCAAAGCAAAAGAGGAGTCGATCGGGAACCAAGAGTATGAAAAGGCGGCCAACCTTCGCGATAAAGAGAAAAACCTCCGCGAAAAATTGGCCCAAGTCCTTGCCGAGTGGGAGAAGAGTAAAGAAGAGCACCAGGTGATGGTCGATGAAGATGATGTTGCCGCCGTTGTCGCAAAGC
Proteins encoded in this region:
- a CDS encoding ATP-dependent Clp protease ATP-binding subunit, yielding MFDKFTNRAKQVIKLAKKEAQRLNHNYLGTEHILLGLLKLGQGIAVNVLRNLSVDYDTVLAEVERLVGFGPEIQVYGDPALTGKVKKVFEYANEEAAALNHNYVGTEHLLLALLRQTDGVATQILENLNINLKEVRKEVLKELETFNLQLPPMGMGGNPSTPRQEKAPGTPGGAEKLPALRAYGHDLTELCREGKLDPVIGRKHEVERLILILCRRRKNNPVLIGEAGVGKTAIVEGLAQAIVKGEVPEHLAKKKLISLDLTLMIAGTKYRGQFEERIKAVMDEVKKHGNILLFIDELHTIVGAGAAEGAIDASNILKPALSRGEIQCIGATTLDEYRKHIEKDAALERRFQKINVAPPSVEEATEIIGGLKTKYQEHHKCIYTDEAILSAVYLSDRYITGRFLPDKAIDLIDEAGAKARISMLHQPQDIHQMEQEIEELRKAKEESIGNQEYEKAANLRDKEKNLREKLAQVLAEWEKSKEEHQVMVDEDDVAAVVAKHTGIPMSRLTEGEASKVLKMKEILKDHIVGQDKAIDTVCRSLRRSKADIKDPSRPIGAFLFLGPTGVGKTLLAKQLAIHMFGGEDALIQVDMSEYMEKFAVSRMTGSPPGYVGHEEGGQLTEQVRRRPYSVVLFDEIEKAHPDVMNLLLQILEEGKLTDSMGRKVNFRNTIILMTSNLGSDLIRRTTMGFGDKDGLPSYDEMRDKMDKATKKHFKPEFINRLDDTVIFKALDKPDLEHIIEIELKKLKTRLERKNILLELEPSAKTHLVEKGFQPEMGARTLRRTIEQRLEDPLAEKLLLEGDEPRKIRVDFVEDKLSFKDEPLPKKKKQKSEKVTSKADS
- a CDS encoding lipoyl protein ligase domain-containing protein — its product is MSPWKVLDTGRRSAKENMAIDSELLQKMKPSDPPILHLYEWEGDAATHGYFLDPGKYLDLAAAEKWGLSLARRPTGGGVIFHVSDLAFSVLVPADFPHFSTNTLDNYDFINHRVKCGVKTLFEPELSLLSEEPSPLDEHCRNFCMAKPTQYDVMLGGRKIAGAAQRKQKQGYLHQGSIAIALPKEDFLNTILLPDTQVKEAMLQTTFSLLGREWAPNDLEEVRTLLKQQLEKELTQ
- the proS gene encoding proline--tRNA ligase → MKKTAVTPTRSEDYPEWYQQVIKVAELAEHSPVRGCMVIKPWGYALWENIQRILDRRFKETGHQNAYFPLFIPLSYLEKEAKHVEGFAKECAVVTHHRLVAGEEGKLVPDGELEEPLVVRPTSEMMIGEMFSKWIESHRDLPLLMNQWANVVRWEMRTRLFLRTTEFLWQEGHTAHATEEEARAEARQMLEIYVDFAENKLAIPVIQGEKTESERFPGAVATYTFEAMMQDGKALQAGTSHFLGQNFSKAQDITFQDREGNQAHAWTTSWGVTTRLIGGMIMVHGDDDGLVLPPRIASAQAVILPLVHKPEAKEKILAYCRALKEKLQKVHYAEDPLTVHLDERDLRSGEKVWSWIKKGVPIRVEIGLRELEQGELTIAKRNKGHKDFEKQTEETLLATIADQLDAIQDDLYAKAKAFRDSHIQEVDTEEAFYAFFKKEAGFVSAHWAGDHAVEEKLQKELSVTVRCIPLDGAKEAGTCPFTGKSSPQRVIFAKSY